One region of Rhodocaloribacter litoris genomic DNA includes:
- the purL gene encoding phosphoribosylformylglycinamidine synthase subunit PurL, protein MATTLLRDPEVTLELALEHGLTEEEYGWILEKLGRTPTFVELGIYSVMWSEHCSYKNSIAVLKTLPREGGALLVGAGEENAGLVDIGDGLAVAFKIESHNHPSAVEPYQGAATGVGGIQRDIFTMGARPIASLNSLRFGPLESPRVRYLVDGVVRGIGDYGNAFGVPTVAGEVYFDPAYEGNPLVNAMSVGVVKVGQTASAIATGVGNPVYIVGSATGRDGIHGATFASEEISEASEAKRPSVQVGDPFTEKLLLEATLEVIRAGVVVGIQDMGAAGLTCSSCEMSAKGGCGMVLHVDRVPMREEGMTPYEVMLSESQERMLIVCQKGREAELEAIFAKWDLHAVQIGEVTGDGRVKVYWHGELVADVPAEHLVLGGGAPVYYRETRRPAYLDETAAFDVATVPDVAPGAAGDVLLRLLGAPNIASKRWVFEQYDHMVRTNTVAGPGPTDAAVIRLKGTRKGLAVKTDCNGRYVYLNPRRGGQIAVAEAARNVVCAGGKPLAITNCLNFGNPYKPEVYWVFKEAVGGMGDACRVFDTPVTGGNVSFYNENPNGAVFPTPTIGMLGLVEDVAAHTTTAALKAAGDVAFLLTPAAWTHRDDLGGSEYLACIHGRTAGDAPHLDLQEEKAVQEAMLALIRAGLVRSAHDVSDGGLAVCLAESVLFSDGLGLRVDVSAPGLRRDAVLFGEAQSRIVFTVAPDRLADVAALLEGRPVRATRLGEVTATGRLTLALDGTTVLDLTRAQMADPYENALPARLNAPVAG, encoded by the coding sequence ATGGCCACCACCCTCCTCCGCGATCCCGAAGTCACCCTCGAACTGGCCCTCGAACATGGCCTCACCGAGGAAGAATACGGCTGGATCCTCGAAAAACTGGGGCGCACGCCCACATTCGTCGAACTCGGCATCTATTCCGTGATGTGGAGCGAGCATTGCTCGTACAAGAACTCCATCGCGGTGCTGAAGACGCTCCCGCGCGAGGGGGGCGCCCTGCTCGTGGGCGCGGGCGAGGAGAACGCCGGCCTCGTCGACATCGGCGATGGGCTGGCGGTGGCCTTCAAGATCGAAAGCCACAACCACCCCTCGGCCGTCGAGCCCTACCAGGGCGCGGCCACGGGCGTCGGCGGCATCCAGCGCGACATTTTCACCATGGGCGCCCGGCCCATCGCCTCCCTCAACTCGCTCCGCTTCGGCCCGCTCGAAAGCCCCCGCGTGCGCTACCTCGTCGACGGCGTCGTGCGCGGCATCGGCGACTACGGCAATGCCTTCGGCGTACCCACCGTGGCCGGCGAGGTCTACTTCGACCCCGCCTACGAGGGCAACCCGCTCGTCAACGCCATGAGTGTGGGCGTCGTGAAGGTGGGACAGACGGCCTCCGCCATCGCCACGGGCGTCGGCAACCCGGTCTACATCGTCGGCTCGGCCACCGGGCGCGACGGCATCCACGGTGCCACCTTCGCCTCGGAGGAGATCTCCGAGGCGAGCGAGGCCAAACGCCCCAGCGTGCAGGTGGGCGACCCCTTCACCGAAAAGCTGCTCCTCGAGGCCACGCTCGAAGTCATCCGGGCCGGCGTGGTCGTGGGTATCCAGGACATGGGCGCCGCCGGGCTGACGTGCTCCTCGTGCGAGATGAGCGCCAAGGGCGGCTGTGGCATGGTGCTCCACGTCGACCGCGTGCCCATGCGCGAGGAAGGCATGACGCCCTACGAGGTGATGCTCTCCGAGAGCCAGGAGCGGATGCTCATCGTCTGCCAGAAGGGCAGGGAGGCCGAACTGGAGGCCATCTTCGCGAAGTGGGACCTCCACGCCGTGCAGATCGGCGAGGTCACCGGCGACGGGCGCGTGAAGGTCTACTGGCACGGTGAGCTGGTGGCCGACGTGCCCGCCGAACACCTGGTCCTCGGCGGCGGCGCCCCGGTCTACTACCGCGAGACGCGCCGCCCCGCCTACCTCGACGAGACCGCCGCCTTCGACGTCGCCACGGTGCCGGACGTGGCCCCCGGCGCGGCCGGCGACGTGCTCCTGCGCCTGCTCGGCGCGCCCAACATCGCCTCGAAGCGGTGGGTGTTCGAGCAGTACGACCACATGGTGCGCACCAACACCGTCGCCGGGCCGGGCCCGACCGACGCCGCCGTCATCCGCCTCAAGGGCACCCGGAAGGGGCTGGCCGTCAAGACCGACTGCAACGGGCGCTACGTCTACCTGAACCCCCGGCGCGGCGGGCAGATCGCCGTGGCCGAAGCGGCCCGCAACGTCGTCTGCGCCGGCGGCAAGCCGCTCGCCATCACGAACTGCCTCAACTTCGGCAACCCGTACAAGCCGGAAGTCTACTGGGTCTTCAAGGAGGCCGTCGGCGGGATGGGCGACGCCTGCCGGGTCTTCGATACGCCCGTCACGGGCGGCAACGTGTCGTTCTACAACGAGAACCCGAACGGCGCCGTCTTTCCGACGCCCACCATCGGGATGCTCGGCCTGGTGGAAGACGTGGCGGCGCACACTACGACGGCCGCCCTGAAGGCCGCGGGCGACGTCGCCTTCCTGCTTACCCCGGCCGCCTGGACGCACCGCGACGACCTGGGCGGGTCGGAGTACCTGGCCTGCATCCACGGCCGCACCGCCGGCGACGCCCCGCATCTGGATCTGCAGGAGGAAAAAGCCGTACAGGAGGCGATGCTGGCGCTCATCCGCGCCGGCCTCGTCCGCAGCGCGCACGACGTCTCGGACGGCGGGCTGGCCGTCTGCCTGGCCGAGAGCGTGCTCTTCTCGGACGGCCTCGGCCTGCGGGTGGACGTCTCCGCCCCCGGCCTGCGCCGCGACGCCGTCCTCTTCGGCGAGGCCCAGTCGCGCATCGTCTTCACCGTGGCGCCGGACCGCCTGGCCGACGTGGCGGCGCTGCTCGAAGGCCGCCCCGTGCGGGCCACCCGCCTGGGCGAGGTGACCGCCACCGGGCGCCTGACGCTGGCGCTCGACGGCACGACGGTCCTCGACCTGACGCGGGCCCAGATGGCCGACCCCTACGAAAACGCCCTGCCGGCCCGCCTGAACGCACCGGTGGCCGGCTGA
- the trxA gene encoding thioredoxin, with the protein MAQNAKYVTVTDSTFQDEVLNADVPVLVDFWATWCGPCRVIAPVIEQLAEEFEGRAKVAKMDVDHNPQTPMAYGIRSIPTLLFFKDGKVVDQMIGGSPSMKKALAAKLEALTAQTTA; encoded by the coding sequence ATGGCACAGAACGCCAAATACGTGACGGTGACCGACAGCACCTTCCAGGATGAAGTGTTGAACGCCGACGTGCCCGTGCTCGTCGACTTCTGGGCGACCTGGTGCGGGCCCTGCCGGGTCATCGCGCCGGTGATCGAGCAGCTGGCCGAGGAGTTCGAGGGCCGTGCCAAGGTGGCCAAGATGGATGTGGACCATAACCCGCAGACGCCGATGGCCTATGGCATCCGCTCCATCCCGACCCTGCTGTTCTTCAAAGACGGCAAAGTGGTCGATCAGATGATCGGGGGCTCCCCTTCGATGAAGAAGGCGCTGGCGGCCAAGCTCGAAGCCCTCACGGCACAGACAACGGCCTGA
- the trxB gene encoding thioredoxin-disulfide reductase, with translation MTRSSRSQETPDLTPFDGIDFSNAEHRHVVIIGTGPAGLTAALYAARANLEPLVYQGPEPGGQLTTTTDVENYPGFPDGILGPELMQRFEQQAARFGAELRWGLITAVDFSRRPFRLIADETTPLLADTVIIATGASAKYLGLPNEKRLLGRGVSACATCDGAFFRGEEVAVVGGGDTAMEEALFLTRFATRVHVIHRRDELRASKIMQERAFKNEKIVFVWNTVVTDVLGENEVEGLALMNTQTGETSTLPVKGLFIAIGHKPNTEIFRGWLDMDDLGYIRTKPGTSYTNIPGVFASGDAQDHVYRQAVTAAGTGCMAAIDAERFLAAEAHAAAGAPAATASTS, from the coding sequence ATGACACGATCCTCCCGCTCGCAGGAGACGCCAGACCTTACCCCCTTCGACGGGATCGACTTCTCGAACGCCGAGCACCGGCACGTCGTCATCATCGGGACGGGGCCGGCAGGGCTGACGGCCGCGCTCTACGCTGCGCGGGCCAACCTGGAGCCGCTCGTCTACCAGGGACCCGAACCGGGCGGCCAGCTCACGACCACAACCGACGTCGAGAACTATCCGGGCTTTCCCGATGGTATCCTGGGGCCGGAACTGATGCAGCGCTTCGAGCAGCAGGCCGCCCGGTTCGGCGCCGAACTGCGCTGGGGGCTGATCACCGCCGTCGATTTCTCGCGCCGTCCCTTCCGGCTGATCGCGGACGAAACGACCCCCCTGCTGGCCGACACCGTCATCATTGCCACCGGCGCTTCGGCCAAATACCTGGGGCTGCCCAACGAGAAGCGCCTCCTCGGGCGCGGCGTCTCGGCCTGCGCCACCTGCGACGGCGCGTTCTTCCGGGGCGAGGAGGTGGCCGTCGTCGGCGGGGGGGATACGGCCATGGAGGAGGCCCTCTTCCTTACCCGCTTCGCCACCCGCGTCCACGTCATCCACCGGCGCGACGAGCTCCGGGCCTCGAAGATCATGCAGGAGCGGGCGTTCAAAAACGAGAAGATCGTGTTCGTCTGGAACACCGTGGTGACGGACGTGCTCGGTGAGAACGAGGTCGAAGGGCTGGCCCTGATGAACACGCAGACGGGCGAGACGTCCACGCTGCCCGTCAAGGGGCTCTTCATCGCCATCGGGCACAAGCCGAACACGGAAATCTTTCGGGGCTGGCTCGACATGGATGACCTCGGCTACATCCGCACGAAGCCGGGTACGTCGTACACGAACATTCCCGGTGTCTTCGCCAGCGGTGACGCGCAGGACCACGTCTACCGCCAGGCCGTGACGGCGGCCGGGACCGGCTGCATGGCGGCCATCGATGCGGAACGTTTCCTGGCCGCCGAGGCCCACGCCGCCGCAGGGGCGCCGGCCGCCACCGCTTCAACTTCCTGA
- a CDS encoding spermidine synthase-like protein, with product MPAAPTRRALCRPAASTRGHIAVALLSVALIAFQLVLMQVLSLVQWYHFAYMVISVALLGFGAAGTLIALARVWMLRRFEALVPVLMLACGATMATVTGLSQQPFARFDAYLLFVDAAHAGSLAVTYLLFFIPFFLGALAIGLVFVWYAAQVGTYYFANLLGSGLGGLVAVVLLHVAAPPALPALVALFPVAAALVVRPRRHRRAFRLAALAGGALSLCFLLRPPRLVLSEYKDLSRTLALPEARIVLARSSPHGFLQVVASPALRHAPGLSLSYTGTVPPQEAVFNNGNWFGAVTAWSRTDTTHLLDFTTSALPYALGPREWVLVLEARTGERVAQALTNGAGHVTAVEPNRAAVDLMRHELAARTDSLFHHPALAVRVAEPRAFLAADTATYDLIVLPTTGAFGGTVGFSALQEQYTLTKEALRTMWHRLRPHGALALSTWLDYPYRHPLRLLATLVEVLQAEGASPPERHLAAVRGWGTITFVLTRSPLPPDAPERVRRFADRLGFDPVLPATLRPPEHAQYNRLQDDRFFAYVDTLLAPARDGHVPREHFYATYAFRVRPATDNRPYFDQFVRWRSLPHLAAQFGERTVPFLELGLLVVGLTLLQLVAAAMLLILLPLWRLGWREPGKPGTLLYFGGLGLGYLFVEMVLIQQFTLYLGTPLYAAAAVISVILICSGAGSYVSERFTPRPPLLRRVAGLIALLLFLYVVVLPPLLGATIALAPGLKALVTLLLLAPPAFVMGFPFPLGLRRLARHRAGHVPWAWGINGCLSVVSTALATLLAVEAGFAAVMVAAAAAYLLAAFSVPGGVSGS from the coding sequence ATGCCTGCCGCACCGACCCGTCGCGCCCTGTGCCGCCCTGCCGCCTCCACGCGCGGTCACATAGCGGTTGCGCTGCTGTCGGTCGCCCTGATTGCCTTCCAGCTGGTGCTGATGCAGGTGCTGTCGCTGGTGCAGTGGTACCATTTTGCCTACATGGTGATTTCGGTGGCCCTGCTGGGCTTTGGCGCCGCCGGCACCCTGATTGCCCTGGCCCGGGTGTGGATGCTCCGCCGGTTCGAGGCGCTGGTGCCGGTGCTGATGCTGGCCTGCGGGGCCACGATGGCCACGGTGACGGGTCTCTCCCAGCAGCCCTTCGCCCGCTTCGATGCCTACCTGCTCTTTGTCGATGCCGCTCACGCCGGGTCGCTGGCCGTCACCTACCTGCTTTTCTTCATTCCCTTCTTTCTGGGCGCACTTGCGATCGGTCTCGTCTTCGTGTGGTATGCCGCGCAGGTGGGCACCTATTACTTCGCCAACCTGCTGGGCTCCGGGCTGGGGGGGCTCGTGGCCGTGGTGCTGCTGCATGTGGCCGCCCCACCGGCCCTGCCGGCCCTGGTTGCCCTTTTCCCCGTCGCGGCCGCCCTGGTCGTCCGGCCCCGGCGGCACCGGAGGGCGTTCCGGCTGGCCGCCCTGGCCGGCGGGGCGCTGTCGCTGTGCTTTCTCCTCCGGCCGCCCCGCCTCGTCCTTTCCGAATACAAGGACCTGAGCCGCACCCTGGCCTTGCCGGAGGCGCGCATCGTGCTCGCACGAAGCAGCCCGCACGGCTTCCTCCAGGTAGTCGCCTCGCCGGCCCTGCGACATGCTCCCGGCCTGAGCCTGTCCTACACCGGAACCGTCCCGCCCCAGGAGGCGGTCTTCAACAACGGCAACTGGTTCGGTGCCGTGACCGCCTGGTCGCGCACGGACACCACGCACCTGCTCGACTTCACCACGTCGGCCCTGCCGTATGCGCTCGGGCCGCGCGAGTGGGTGCTCGTGCTGGAGGCACGCACGGGAGAACGCGTGGCCCAGGCACTGACCAACGGCGCCGGGCACGTGACGGCGGTCGAGCCCAACCGGGCTGCGGTCGACCTGATGCGGCACGAGCTGGCCGCCCGCACCGACTCGCTGTTTCACCACCCGGCGCTGGCCGTGCGCGTCGCCGAGCCACGCGCCTTCCTGGCCGCCGACACCGCGACCTACGACCTGATCGTCCTGCCTACCACGGGGGCCTTCGGCGGAACGGTCGGTTTCTCGGCGTTGCAGGAGCAGTACACCCTGACGAAAGAGGCCCTGCGCACCATGTGGCACCGGCTACGACCGCACGGTGCCCTGGCCCTTTCGACCTGGCTGGACTATCCGTACCGTCACCCGCTTCGCCTCCTGGCCACGCTCGTCGAGGTGCTCCAGGCCGAAGGCGCCAGCCCGCCCGAACGGCACCTGGCCGCTGTCCGGGGCTGGGGCACCATCACCTTCGTCCTGACGCGCTCGCCCCTGCCCCCGGATGCCCCGGAGCGCGTCCGCCGGTTCGCCGACCGCCTCGGCTTCGATCCCGTGCTGCCGGCAACCCTGAGACCCCCGGAGCACGCCCAGTACAATCGCCTGCAGGACGACCGTTTCTTCGCTTACGTGGACACCCTGCTCGCTCCTGCACGCGACGGGCACGTGCCGAGGGAACACTTCTACGCGACCTATGCCTTCCGCGTGCGCCCGGCAACCGACAACCGCCCGTACTTCGACCAGTTCGTCCGATGGCGTAGCCTGCCACACCTGGCCGCCCAGTTCGGCGAGCGGACGGTGCCCTTTCTGGAGTTGGGCCTGCTGGTGGTGGGCCTGACCCTGCTCCAGCTCGTCGCCGCCGCCATGCTCCTGATCCTGTTGCCGCTGTGGCGCCTTGGCTGGCGCGAGCCCGGCAAACCGGGCACCCTGCTCTATTTCGGCGGCCTCGGGCTCGGCTACCTGTTCGTCGAGATGGTACTCATCCAGCAATTCACGCTCTACCTGGGCACCCCGCTCTACGCTGCCGCCGCCGTGATCAGCGTGATCCTGATCTGCTCCGGCGCCGGCAGCTATGTCTCCGAGCGCTTCACGCCCCGCCCTCCGCTGCTCCGCAGGGTAGCCGGGTTGATTGCCCTGCTGCTCTTCCTCTACGTCGTTGTGCTCCCGCCGCTGCTCGGGGCGACCATCGCCCTGGCACCGGGCCTCAAGGCGCTCGTGACGCTGTTGCTGCTGGCCCCGCCGGCCTTTGTGATGGGTTTCCCCTTTCCGCTCGGCCTGCGACGGCTGGCCCGGCACCGGGCCGGGCACGTCCCCTGGGCGTGGGGCATCAACGGCTGCCTCTCGGTCGTCAGCACGGCGCTGGCCACCCTGCTCGCCGTGGAAGCAGGCTTCGCGGCCGTCATGGTGGCCGCGGCGGCGGCCTACCTGCTCGCCGCGTTCAGCGTCCCCGGCGGGGTTTCAGGAAGTTGA
- a CDS encoding protein-L-isoaspartate(D-aspartate) O-methyltransferase codes for MLPFLLGLLLCSDVPVDTTDYAARRARMVREQIEARGVTHPGVLRAMRKVPRHLFVPEDQRPYAYHDFPLPIGYGQTISQPFIVAYMTALVAPEPSHRVLEIGTGSGYQAAVLAELVDTVYTIEIVPELAESAARRLADLGYTRVRVRQGDGYEGWAAHAPFDAIVVTAAAEHIPPPLIDQLKRGGRMVIPVGSPFRTQTLMLVEKDRRGRVTTQSLVPVRFVPFRRGG; via the coding sequence ATGTTGCCGTTCCTCCTCGGTCTTCTCCTGTGCAGCGACGTGCCCGTCGACACGACCGACTACGCGGCTCGCCGGGCGCGCATGGTGCGTGAGCAGATCGAGGCGCGGGGGGTCACGCACCCCGGTGTCTTACGGGCCATGCGGAAGGTGCCCCGTCACCTGTTCGTACCGGAAGACCAGCGTCCCTACGCGTATCACGACTTTCCCCTGCCGATCGGCTACGGGCAGACGATCTCCCAGCCGTTCATCGTCGCCTACATGACGGCGCTCGTGGCCCCGGAGCCGTCCCATCGCGTCCTTGAGATCGGCACCGGCTCCGGCTATCAGGCGGCCGTGCTGGCCGAGCTCGTCGACACGGTGTACACGATCGAGATCGTGCCGGAGCTGGCCGAAAGCGCCGCCCGTCGCCTGGCCGACCTCGGCTACACCCGGGTCCGCGTCCGGCAGGGCGACGGCTACGAGGGCTGGGCAGCCCATGCCCCGTTCGATGCCATCGTGGTCACGGCGGCCGCGGAGCATATTCCCCCGCCGCTGATCGACCAGCTCAAGCGGGGCGGCCGGATGGTCATCCCGGTCGGCTCGCCGTTCCGCACGCAGACGCTCATGCTTGTCGAGAAAGACCGGCGGGGGCGCGTGACCACGCAGAGCCTCGTACCCGTTCGTTTCGTCCCCTTCCGCCGGGGTGGGTGA
- a CDS encoding proline dehydrogenase family protein yields the protein MRLPFILARRFVAAETLEGTLPIVHELNRKGLLVTLDLLGEYIDEKALANEACDLYIDLLRTLSRERAEHGLRATISIKLSMIGQKIDYDFGLGNLKRLLAVARQTDIFVRLDMEGSDVTESTLSMFEEVYPDYPDHVGIVLQAYLKRTAQDVERMCALKARVRLCKGAYKEPASIAYQNMDDIRARFIEYMQHLLLHGRYPAIATHDDRLIDATKRFVAEKSIDRDAFEFQMLYGIRPETQVQIVQEGYRMRIYVPYGRMWLPYFTRRLRERKENIWFVLTNLFRK from the coding sequence ATGCGGCTTCCGTTCATCCTGGCCCGTCGTTTCGTCGCCGCCGAAACGCTCGAAGGCACCCTGCCCATCGTCCACGAACTCAACCGGAAGGGGCTGCTCGTCACACTCGATCTGCTTGGAGAATATATCGACGAGAAGGCACTGGCCAACGAAGCCTGCGACCTCTACATCGACCTGCTGCGAACGCTCTCCCGGGAACGCGCCGAGCACGGGCTCCGGGCCACCATCTCGATCAAGCTCTCCATGATCGGGCAGAAGATCGACTACGACTTCGGGCTTGGCAACCTGAAGCGCTTGCTGGCCGTGGCCCGGCAGACCGACATCTTCGTCCGGCTCGACATGGAAGGCAGCGACGTGACCGAATCCACCCTCTCGATGTTCGAGGAAGTCTACCCGGACTACCCGGACCACGTGGGTATCGTGCTGCAGGCCTACCTGAAACGCACGGCGCAGGACGTCGAGCGCATGTGCGCCCTGAAGGCCCGGGTGCGCCTGTGCAAGGGAGCCTACAAGGAACCGGCGAGCATTGCCTACCAGAACATGGACGACATCCGGGCACGGTTCATCGAATACATGCAGCATCTCCTCCTGCACGGCCGCTATCCGGCCATCGCCACCCACGACGACCGGCTCATCGACGCCACGAAACGATTCGTCGCCGAAAAAAGCATCGATCGCGACGCGTTCGAGTTTCAGATGCTCTACGGCATCCGGCCCGAGACCCAGGTACAGATCGTGCAGGAGGGCTATCGGATGCGGATCTACGTCCCCTACGGGCGGATGTGGCTGCCCTACTTCACCCGTCGCCTGCGTGAGCGAAAGGAAAACATCTGGTTTGTGCTCACAAATCTGTTTCGGAAGTGA
- the pdxH gene encoding pyridoxamine 5'-phosphate oxidase — MDVADLRKEYGGAGLSETDVAADPVEQFARWFEVAVATVPEANALTLATASPEGRPSARIVLLKGFDAEGFRFFTNYESRKARELEANPWAAMVFWWAPLERQVRIEGRTRRLPEPESDAYFQSRPLGSRLGAWASPQSRPLPDRRVLEERLKEVAARFPDGKVPRPPYWGGYLLVPETFEFWQGRPNRLHDRLHYRRTPGGTWTLERLAP; from the coding sequence ATGGACGTAGCGGATCTGAGAAAGGAATATGGCGGTGCCGGGCTTTCCGAGACCGACGTTGCCGCCGATCCCGTCGAACAGTTTGCCCGCTGGTTCGAGGTGGCCGTGGCGACGGTGCCCGAAGCCAACGCCCTGACGCTGGCGACCGCCTCGCCGGAAGGCCGGCCCTCGGCCCGTATCGTGCTCCTGAAAGGGTTCGACGCCGAGGGCTTTCGGTTCTTCACCAACTACGAGAGCCGGAAAGCCCGTGAACTCGAGGCCAATCCCTGGGCGGCCATGGTCTTCTGGTGGGCCCCGCTGGAACGGCAGGTACGCATCGAAGGGCGAACTCGCCGCCTTCCCGAGCCCGAATCGGACGCCTACTTTCAAAGCCGGCCGCTCGGCAGCCGCCTGGGAGCCTGGGCCTCTCCCCAGAGCCGTCCCCTCCCGGACCGCCGGGTGCTGGAGGAACGCCTGAAGGAGGTCGCGGCCCGCTTTCCGGACGGCAAGGTGCCCCGGCCTCCCTACTGGGGCGGCTACCTGCTCGTCCCGGAGACCTTCGAGTTCTGGCAGGGCCGGCCCAACCGCCTGCACGACCGCCTCCACTACCGCCGCACCCCCGGCGGGACCTGGACGCTCGAACGCCTGGCGCCCTGA
- a CDS encoding amidohydrolase family protein, whose product MPHPFRFRPFLVSLVVLFAAAPAFAQITPAPPRAEGEGPYTRLVLRGGTLIDGTGAPPIGPVDIVIEHDRIVEIKNVGYPGVPIRDEDRPEGGERELDVHGMYILPGFVDMHGHIGGKAQGTPAEYVFKLWMGHGITTVRDPGSGNGLDWTLEHREKSARNEITAPRIVAYAAFGSGWDRPIVTPEDARAWVRFVKEKGMDGIKFFGAPPEIMRAALDEARRQGLGTAMHHAQLAVTRVNVLQSATWGLGSMEHWYGLPEALFTDRTVQHYPLDYNYLDEQHRFGQAGRLWKQAAPPFSPKWNAVMDSLLALDFTLDPTFNIYEASRDLMRAMRAEWHADYTLPSLWDFYRPSRRAHGSYWFYWTTEDEVAWRENYRLWMTFVNEYKNRGGRVTTGSDSGFIYQLYGFGYIRELELLREAGFHPLEVIWSATLKGAEALGLDREIGSVQLGKKADLVVVEENPLENLKVLYGTGAIKLNDETGAVERVGGVKWTIKDGIVYDAKALLADVRAMVRRAKEERGLPPGPMPVETAPPAAHPGPGR is encoded by the coding sequence ATGCCCCATCCGTTCCGTTTTCGCCCGTTTCTCGTCAGCCTGGTCGTCCTGTTCGCTGCCGCCCCCGCCTTCGCCCAGATAACGCCCGCCCCGCCCCGGGCCGAGGGCGAGGGTCCCTACACGCGCCTCGTCCTGCGCGGCGGCACCCTCATCGACGGCACCGGCGCTCCGCCCATCGGCCCCGTCGACATCGTCATCGAGCACGACCGGATCGTCGAGATCAAGAACGTGGGCTACCCCGGCGTGCCCATCCGCGACGAAGACCGCCCCGAAGGCGGCGAGCGCGAACTCGACGTGCACGGCATGTACATCCTCCCCGGCTTCGTGGACATGCACGGCCACATCGGCGGCAAGGCGCAGGGCACGCCGGCCGAGTACGTCTTCAAGCTGTGGATGGGCCACGGCATCACCACCGTGCGCGACCCCGGCAGCGGCAACGGCCTCGACTGGACGCTCGAACACCGGGAGAAGAGCGCCCGCAACGAGATCACCGCCCCCCGCATCGTGGCCTACGCCGCCTTCGGCTCCGGGTGGGACCGCCCCATCGTCACCCCCGAGGATGCCCGCGCATGGGTCCGGTTCGTGAAAGAGAAAGGGATGGACGGCATCAAGTTCTTCGGCGCCCCGCCGGAGATCATGCGGGCCGCCCTCGACGAGGCCCGCCGGCAGGGCCTGGGCACAGCCATGCACCACGCCCAGCTGGCCGTCACCCGCGTCAACGTCCTCCAGTCCGCCACCTGGGGCCTCGGCTCGATGGAGCACTGGTACGGGCTGCCCGAGGCCCTCTTCACCGACCGCACCGTCCAGCACTACCCGCTCGACTACAACTACCTCGACGAGCAGCACCGCTTCGGCCAGGCGGGCCGCCTCTGGAAGCAGGCTGCCCCGCCCTTCAGCCCGAAGTGGAACGCCGTGATGGATTCGCTCCTGGCCCTCGACTTCACCCTCGACCCGACGTTCAACATCTACGAGGCCAGCCGCGACCTCATGCGGGCCATGCGCGCCGAATGGCACGCCGACTACACCCTCCCCTCCCTCTGGGACTTCTACCGCCCCAGCCGACGCGCCCACGGCTCCTACTGGTTCTACTGGACCACCGAGGACGAGGTGGCCTGGCGCGAAAACTACCGCCTCTGGATGACCTTCGTCAACGAGTACAAGAACCGGGGCGGGCGCGTCACCACCGGCAGCGACTCGGGCTTCATCTACCAGCTCTACGGCTTCGGCTACATCCGCGAACTGGAGCTGCTCCGCGAGGCCGGCTTCCACCCGCTCGAGGTCATCTGGTCGGCCACGCTCAAGGGCGCCGAAGCCCTCGGCCTCGACCGCGAGATCGGCAGCGTGCAACTCGGCAAAAAGGCCGACCTGGTCGTCGTCGAGGAGAACCCTCTCGAGAACCTCAAGGTGCTCTACGGCACGGGGGCGATCAAGCTGAACGACGAGACGGGCGCGGTCGAGCGCGTGGGCGGGGTGAAGTGGACCATCAAGGACGGGATCGTCTACGACGCGAAGGCGCTCCTGGCGGACGTCCGCGCGATGGTGCGGCGGGCCAAGGAGGAACGCGGCCTCCCGCCCGGACCGATGCCCGTCGAGACCGCGCCGCCCGCAGCTCATCCCGGCCCGGGGCGCTGA